The Leptidea sinapis chromosome 17, ilLepSina1.1, whole genome shotgun sequence genome contains the following window.
GCGTTTTCCattgaaattgtttttataaatactaaaaatgcAGAGGTTGATTGGTggtgttttttgtttattttatcagTTATTCGGTATTTCCTATTTATAACCAGTAAAATGGTGTTGCGCGGAAAGCGGCAACGAATGACTGTCTCAAATTAGAATTAGAATTGGGCTGCTCGCGCGAGCTCCCGCCGCCCAACGCCTACGTAGTGACACGTAGTACaactatataaatatctatagcagtaacgcAGCTGTACACCACAAGTAAAATCTACGTTCGTACTGTAAAAGTGACATACACTTTCGCAAATGCAGTCTTCGCACAAAGATACAGCATCATATAATTGTTACGTTTGATATCATTACTCCGAGATTAGAGCAGTTGAAAACGACTTTGCATGTTATTGATTCGCTGCATAGTTAGTCTCcttcatttgtattttgtaaacCTATTGTACGAATGCCAAATGTTTTAGAGTGTTCAAAGATTacattaacagaaaataaatttgctCATTAGTTAGGAATTAGCTCATTCTAATTGTGATTAAATAGAACATCTGTACTGGATGTAATATGGTTAATTTAAcggaaagttttaattattttaatgattttacaACTGTATGATTTTATGTAGTTAAATAACGTTCGGTCTGTTCGCGAAAAGGTAGTCCAATTTTTACGTAATGAATGCAAGCTTACCTTTCTACCTCCTCCACCTCCCATAGGTGCTGCGGATGGGGGTGCAGGGTTTTGAGTTACATATAAACTCTCTGTCCGTTTGGGTTGGTACGGAGACGGAGTAATTTCTTGTCCGAGGGTCCGCTTGCGCAACAATGTATCCTCAAATGGCTGTTGCTCTCGAGACGATGCACGCGACATGGAAGCTCGACCAGAAGCTAAGTGTCCATTTCCGGCAGGAGTGGCTGCTCTGGACGGAGGGCGTGACGATGATAAAGGTGGGGCCGCTATCGACCCTGATCGTGATCCACCGCTGGGAGCAGTGGCTTCTACTGACGGCTGCCTTGATCGCCTCCCATATCTATCTACACTTGAATCTCGACTCGGAGGTCGTTTATAGTGATCGAAATAATCAATAGATGGTCGGCTACCGGCTTGTCTATGGTCCCTTTCTCCGTTGACATCTTGTTCATTTGATGTTGGTCTATAATTTGGTTGGTCTATTGCAGTCTGGCGATAAAGCTGTTGGTCTGGAGGTTGTCTATAGCTTTGATGATCTATTGTTTGATGTTCTGGGCCCTGTCTATAACCGAATGTTTCTTGAGGTTGTCGATACATATTTTGATCTGTTGGCTGTCTATTCATCTGTTGGTCTGGGTTAAGTGGTTGCCTATCTAATGGCCCTTCTGAGTGAACGGTACCTGTTCGCAACTCATTTCTACCATACGCTGCTGTGCCACCATCTATATATGTATTCCCTTGTGCATCTTGTCTTGGTTGACCCAAAACACTTTGACGACGGATTAAACCAGGCCCAGTATTCCAGTCTTGAGTTGGAAGCCTCTGGTTTACTGACTGTCTTGAAAATCTTCGATCTTGGTTATTGTATTGCTGATTACTTTGATCAACATTTTGATGTTGTGGTAATCGATAGTTTGTTTGGGCCTGTGAACTAGTGGTGGGTCCATATCCAACCGGATCACCCATGGGGTATTGCTTCCGGTTATCTATAACTTGATTTTGTAAATTTCCCGTCGTAGACCATGACGTGTCTTGTGAAGAGTTATTGTAGTACATATCTGATTGACCAATATTTCTGTTATCAGGACTGTAATTAGAATTGTTCGCTAGTCTCGGGTCGACAGGTTGGCTTGGTTTATTATACTGTGCTGATGGACGCCTTGAGGATGTTGCGTTTGGAATTTTATTCGCCTGAGGAAGCTGTGTATGTGTCGGAGGGATGTGATTTGGAATGCTCTTTCCGTCCAAGATCTGTTCAGATTCTTGTACTGGGGGTGTCGTAAATTGTGTATCATAAACTTTCTGCCTATATCTGTCTCTTAAACCTATTCGGTCAAATCCAGGATGCTTGAAATCTGGAGCAAACTGCTTAGCAGTAGCTTGCGCTATATCACAGTCTTCTTTTGCTTGGTCTGCGACTTCATCCGCTTGATCAGCTTTTCCTCGGGCAGTAGCTGTCctgaaatatatcaaaataaaaggATATTAAAACATGTaggaatatattttgttaattttaagttttttaatgttatttactgTTTACCTGGAAATAGCAATATCTGCTTTTTGCAGTGCAATCTTAGATGCCCGCTGTGCTGCATTTACAGCTGAATCTACTCTTTCTCGAAATTTCGCTGAACGCATGAGAAACATGTGTTTTCGTTTTTGGCTTGTAATGAGaacattgtttttatattttccttCTTCTTTAGTTCCGTCTCTGAATGTAGTTACTCCATAACCATACTTCCTGTTCGAGAACCACTCCCCCTCATACCGCAGGCCATCGCTCCGTTCACTGATACCAAATCCAGTACGTTTATCATTCTTCCATTCTCCCATATACGTCTCAGTCGCACCAGCGTCTATGTGCTCATCCTACAAAatgttcattttttaaattactattcTGAACATAAcgattaaagtaaataaattatcattgcGATTAGAATTAGTgttgtatttgaatttatgttAGTATAACACTTTATTCCTTTTTATTTCTACGTACGCGGAAATATAggagatatataaataaaggtttGGAAAACGTTTTGATAAAGACTGACCTCGACAATAAAGCTGTTGTTGGAGTTAGTCTGCACGGAGACCCGCGTCTTTGCGGAGTGCGTGCTTTCCACTGAGGAGACCCATGACGCTGCAGATCCCCCAGAGCCTCCAGACCGGACAGACGCAGTACCGCGGGGGTCCAGATCCCCTGCACTGCGTTCTCGTCTAAATCTCTAAAAATTAACAAGATGAATATATTCGCTGAATTCATTGAATGTTGTTTTTCACGTCTAAAGAAATACTTCGACTGTGCACTGTTTCGTGCAAACTATTATTCGGAAAATCTAAAGAAAGATTGCGTGTAGAACTAGTGCTGTCTGGTTTGTCAATAAATCATACAAGTTTATTTCCCCAGAAATACTCTTAAACTCCGTAGGCGTGGTTAATAGTAgcctatcatcatcatcacaatCTCAGCCAAAAGAAGTCCACTAGTGGGCAAtcgcctcccccaaagatctgcatgactatcggtcctgcgctgccctcatccaactaattccggcgatcttgaccagatcactAGTCCATCTAGTGGGGGGCCTACACTGCGTCTTCTATTACGTGGATTTGATTAGCCCAACGGCTACTGTTTCAACTTGTTCTTCGAGCTATGTGGTCTGCCTTAGTAATAGTAACCTATACTAACATTGAATAAtcccttttttgttttttcaccCAACGAGCCTCGCCTTCTGGAAGGTTCGTCAGAGTTAGTCCGAAGCACAAATCCGCCTCGCGCTTCGTCCATACGGTTCGTCCTTCTGTCGGAGGGGTCGGGGACTCCGGTCGCGTCCGCCAGGGATGACATGGAACCCCGGTGTTCGCGCGCGCCCCCGCGGTAGTGCGACGCGAGGCCGAACGGGGCAGATGTACGGACTCCGTACCCGTGACGTAGGCCCCGCATCCATTGTCCTTGGTAAGTTCCTGCAAGAGAAACGCCTCGTTTTAGCTACGCTGTTTAATAactcaattattttaatgtatccGCTATAGTCGTAAACGTGACAAACATCTTCATATTTTAATGTGcggcttaaataattttgtatttagttacGGGTTCACGATATTCTCTActaatctattatattattacctatatccctactaatactacttttaaatgtgaatgtatgtttgtttgttaagtttttacgcctaaaccaccgagCCGTttctgataaaatttagtacaaagatagactagagcttgaaaaaggacataggctacctttaattgcaaaaaaataaatggagtgGTTGAATGAGGGGGTGGCAGTTAGTGTGAAAATTCGTCATCATCGAAGGTAAAACCATGAAAAATTGTATTAAGGCACTtggtaagaaataatttataaacattgttCGAGCATTTGTGAAACTTtaacctacatggggatgaaataagAGATTAAAATttacagggaaatactattaaagagactgtccacaatgacaagggatatgcgcaGTATCATATAAGAGCGCAAAGAGCCGTGtgtatttgaaaagtatcctaaaaaaataaaaaatgctgcccagagtaactattcaacgcgggcGAAGTCGCGGGCAAAAGCTACtactacatataataaaatcgtagcAAAGTAAAATCTGTgcgttgaatttttttttacaatacttGCTGTGTGATAGACACacttttttgtctgtttgtccgaTTGTCTGTAatgtatttgttatgtttttaaagtgataagcctcacttctaggattaatacacaaataaaattttaaaaacaaaattaaaaaacccacgacctccggcgttccgtgttagtgctctaaccaactgagctaatcgttcgagtgacgtatagtcataaaatcttgtacactttgttcaactctcaggttgtggcttaatctacaggatctactttacagttgatagcctgctcaaccccaatatttgcatattaggaaattgacatgagatgtcgctcttgaaaacaatttttttttgatcgtTGCGGGACTCGAGTCCCACCACATCCACGACTCAGTTTGTGGCTTCAAGAGGTTAGAGCAGTGgcacggaacgctagaggtcgtgggttcgagtcccgcattatttataaaattttgtttttcaaattttatttgtgtctatAATGCATGTCCGAGCAAAATGCAAAAACTACCGGATAGATTTACTTTATTCTAATTTTTTCAAAGTCCGCTGAAAGTTTTTCAATTAAAAGATGATTTGGGTGCCCTTCACTATTTTGTGGATAGTGAACAACACTGAGCCGTCACGCTCGGCTTTGGATCGCTCGATCTGTCAAAGTCAGCTCACGTTAACTGTCGGAGACTGGAGAGTTCTCACATTGTTTCATATAATATGCTACCGATCCAATTTATTGTGAAAGCCACAGCGTATCCAATGCGGTGAACCACATCCTGCTAGTTACAGAGGTTGTATAGTAGCCAAAGAGTTACAAAAGatgataaatacaaaataatgagaaatcTCCAATTTCTACTATATCGCAAATTGTAAATAAGGGAactaattcaaaattttgtgtCACTAAAAACTTCTTAAATCACTAAAATCCTCTTTGGACGAAAGGTTGAAAAAAATAGAAAGTAGCGAGAAGACACACACAAAAACATCGTCAATCATGAATTCGCTAAAAAGCATGGCATGGAATGCAAATGGACTTTTACAGCATCAAAATGAGGTGCAAATAGTCCTAATTAGAGATAATATTGACGTGTGTCTGGTTTCTGAGTTGTGACTTCTACATTAACATCAGTTGTCACAAGAGAATTCTACATTAACATCAAAGGTTCCAAAGTCTAGAATTTAGTACACCCCAATAATACAGCACAAGGTAGGTACAGGGAGTACTTACAGTAAGAAAATATTCAACACCTTGAATTTACAAGCGTGAAGAACAGGAAACACAAGCAGTTGCCGTCTGTGTACACACCAAAAGATATCATTACTATTACTAGATCGGCATTATACTGGCcaccaaaaataatttaaaagcagAATTATATTCAAGTTTTTAACAAGTTTAGGTAATCGGTAATTAAAACCACCCCCTAGTATGAACTAGGGATTAGGACATTAGATTTTAATGCCAAAAACACCCACTGGAGTTCTAGATTAACTAAAATGAAAGGAAAAGTACTACTTAAGGCCGTTAGAGATGCCAAATGTAAGGTTATATCAATAGGAAAACCTACATGTTGGTCGACTGACCCACAAAAAACTCCGAACCTCTTCGattttttcatatataaaaatttatcttctggtttttttcacataaaagaAGGCTACGATCTGAGGTCAGACCACTTGCCAATAGTGCTAACACCTAGTTGCACCATTTTAGAGAAATATTATAATCTGAAGTTGATAAATAGATATTCTGACTGGGAGAGTTTTAAGGTAAATCTGGATGCCAGTATTGATATTCAAGTTCCACTAACAAGCCCGGGCCACCTGGACCTAGACgtagaaattttattataaatatacagcaATGTGCCTAGAAAAATACACCAGACATTAAAAAGAAGACCGATGGGCCATGTTATCCTGTGTTTATTACAAATATGATCTCAGAGAAAAGAAGGCAGAGACGCAGATGGCACTAAACTAGATTTGCACAAGACAAAACGCTGTTGAACCAATTGTCAAAGAAATTAAAGATAGCTATTCAAACATTTCCCAACGCAACTATGAATACCTACTTAACCCAGCTAACGAACGATCGTTCCATTATTCTCTATGGAAATCTACTAAAAATCTTAATTGTACACATTCCAAGGAAATCAATGGGCGATGGGCCATAactaaccaaaaaaaaatactagattCGCAGAACACCTACACCAAATATTTATGCTATGGCTAACGTCATGGATGAAGAAAATGGTCATAACTCTTTAATTGAAATCACGGATCATGATGAGTTTGAAATAAAACTCGTTAcaacaaatcaaaatattacaatgaAGTTTACAATAAGATTAAGCACCTAAAAGAACTAAAAGCTGGCTTTGATTTGATCTGATTACTGCTGAAGAATTAAAAAACTTCCACGTAAAGCTATAGTCAAACATCTTTAAGCGCATTGGGTCCTTTGTAAATCGACCGCGTTACTTAATAATCTatgatttccacctatatattgactcatcactatatctatatatttctttttatttccttaaaatattcctttcgccaagtagaggtcagctaagaatggactttacgaaattccacccgcaatttttttttttaaataagaacagtacaacgtctgtcaggacagctagtataatatgttGTACAGTGTGAAAGGAGGAGAGGGTAGAGATATTTATAAAGGCGATGTCTCACTGTCCACTGGAGTCGgggcaggggtgggacagacgccttaaagtgacgttctcagaagactgtagtgccatctgttagttggcccgaaaataaaagctttgtcagctgtcactcgctttgaaacctttcaacttttctataattctgtcactgcccactggtcacaAAATGGCGGCAGCTTCTaacgtttgcgcatgtatgtagctctcgtgttccattttgcatatttacactactaaatctatcctttatgttctatgttgtggcaaaattaaataactaactctacgcgtaatttcaacatggtaaaaaattgcaatacctacattaaaaattagagttagttatttaattacgtcacaacattaaaaatgaattttataagttcgagcttatatatagttattttcgagGCCAacctccagatggcgctagttttcaaatagacagctcataatgcgtagagagggctctcttttccctatatattattatactctttgagtCGGGGTGTTTCCGCTTCAATCGTTGACGAGTTGGGGCGTTACTCTGTCCAACTTCTGTTCGAATATTAATTAGTCGTTGTTTCATTATTGTTGGAAGCATAGTAATGGGTATGGATTCTGATCGTTATGGATatttttgggggaggtctttgtctagcagtggacgtctaccgGCTGATGAGGATTAGGCATTATACCTTATTTTGGTATTGAATTATGATTTTCAGTTTAATAATTAAGATGTTACATTGATGGTGAATTTTTGGTAGGTAGGTAGTAGTCATGTGCGCCGGTGTCGAAAACTTCGGCAGCGGGTGGAGGTATAAATTAGCCGGTGGCGGCGTAACCGGCGTCGTAAAAAATGGTGGCGTGAATGACTTTATCAACAAGCAATCAAGCCCAACaataatttagtatgaaacattaTAGTAGGTAAGGTAGGTAGGTGCGTATTTGAAAGCATAAAGCACTCAGAAActacagatttttttaaaattttacttaggtAGATACCTCGCAAACAATcttcatcattattttgtttggcAATTTCTAAACAAAccgtacaaaataaatatctgGTGCTTTTATTTTTCCCATCCAACTCAATCTACTAATGAGCTAAATAATTTCCAACAAAAACTACTTTTTGATGGAGACGGTAATTTTGATTTGGTTTTCACTAACGTAagttaattagtttaattttccGACGACATTTTGACAAACTAAAATGTAATATGCACACCTCTAGTATGtagcattagttttttttatgaataaatccCCTTATGTCCTATTTCTTAGAATACAATATAAACCTATTTGCAAAGAATCGGGCAGCCAAAACTTTTCTGTACAACTATGGAAGTCTTAAACAGAAGAGGTTTTATATGAACTCGATTAATTACAAGCAATTGTCTACGTATTAAAAATAACTggcaagtaaaataaaatgttccaaatttgaaaatttcgtgtttattaaaatatattctattcgATTCGACCTTTTGCTTTTGTGTTTAgaagcctagcgaaactctctaaaaaaagcgattt
Protein-coding sequences here:
- the LOC126968896 gene encoding junctophilin-1 isoform X1, which codes for MQPSEAADTAHAASGNPPQRGLNGGRFDFDDGGTYCGGWEDGKAHGHGVCTGPKGQGAYAGSWHFGFEVSGVYTWPSGSSFEGQWQNGKRHGLGVETRDRWLYRGEWTQGYKGRYGVRQSTTSNAKYEGTWANGLQDGYGSETYADGGTYQGQWMRGLRHGYGVRTSAPFGLASHYRGGAREHRGSMSSLADATGVPDPSDRRTNRMDEARGGFVLRTNSDEPSRRRGSLGEKTKKGLFNRFRRERSAGDLDPRGTASVRSGGSGGSAASWVSSVESTHSAKTRVSVQTNSNNSFIVEDEHIDAGATETYMGEWKNDKRTGFGISERSDGLRYEGEWFSNRKYGYGVTTFRDGTKEEGKYKNNVLITSQKRKHMFLMRSAKFRERVDSAVNAAQRASKIALQKADIAISRTATARGKADQADEVADQAKEDCDIAQATAKQFAPDFKHPGFDRIGLRDRYRQKVYDTQFTTPPVQESEQILDGKSIPNHIPPTHTQLPQANKIPNATSSRRPSAQYNKPSQPVDPRLANNSNYSPDNRNIGQSDMYYNNSSQDTSWSTTGNLQNQVIDNRKQYPMGDPVGYGPTTSSQAQTNYRLPQHQNVDQSNQQYNNQDRRFSRQSVNQRLPTQDWNTGPGLIRRQSVLGQPRQDAQGNTYIDGGTAAYGRNELRTGTVHSEGPLDRQPLNPDQQMNRQPTDQNMYRQPQETFGYRQGPEHQTIDHQSYRQPPDQQLYRQTAIDQPNYRPTSNEQDVNGERDHRQAGSRPSIDYFDHYKRPPSRDSSVDRYGRRSRQPSVEATAPSGGSRSGSIAAPPLSSSRPPSRAATPAGNGHLASGRASMSRASSREQQPFEDTLLRKRTLGQEITPSPYQPKRTESLYVTQNPAPPSAAPMGGGGGRKDWFSRQQLVILVLFINISLGIMFFKLLT
- the LOC126968896 gene encoding junctophilin-1 isoform X2; protein product: MQPSEAADTAHAASGNPPQRGLNGGRFDFDDGGTYCGGWEDGKAHGHGVCTGPKGQGAYAGSWHFGFEVSGVYTWPSGSSFEGQWQNGKRHGLGVETRDRWLYRGEWTQGYKGRYGVRQSTTSNAKYEGTWANGLQDGYGSETYADGGTYQGQWMRGLRHGYGVRTSAPFGLASHYRGGAREHRGSMSSLADATGVPDPSDRRTNRMDEARGGFVLRTNSDEPSRRRGSLGEKTKKGLFNRFRRERSAGDLDPRGTASVRSGGSGGSAASWVSSVESTHSAKTRVSVQTNSNNSFIVEDEHIDAGATETYMGEWKNDKRTGFGISERSDGLRYEGEWFSNRKYGYGVTTFRDGTKEEGKYKNNVLITSQKRKHMFLMRSAKFRERVDSAVNAAQRASKIALQKADIAISRTATARGKADQADEVADQAKEDCDIAQATAKQFAPDFKHPGFDRIGLRDRYRQKVYDTQFTTPPVQESEQILDGKSIPNHIPPTHTQLPQANKIPNATSSRRPSAQYNKPSQPVDPRLANNSNYSPDNRNIGQSDMYYNNSSQDTSWSTTGNLQNQVIDNRKQYPMGDPVGYGPTTSSQAQTNYRLPQHQNVDQSNQQYNNQDRRFSRQSVNQRLPTQDWNTGPGLIRRQSVLGQPRQDAQGNTYIDGGTAAYGRNELRTGTVHSEGPLDRQPLNPDQQMNRQPTDQNMYRQPQETFGYRQGPEHQTIDHQSYRQPPDQQLYRQTAIDQPNYRPTSNEQDVNGERDHRQAGSRPSIDYFDHYKRPPSRDSSVDRYGRRSRQPSVEATAPSGGSRSGSIAAPPLSSSRPPSRAATPAGNGHLASGRASMSRASSREQQPFEDTLLRKRTLGQEITPSPYQPKRTESLYVTQNPAPPSAAPMGGGGGRKMLSTPQTLQRKKSLPDVAGMPRGDGGVMSREEVSALGSARREEVRRMYEESEKLRANPLLYLVSPQVKDWFSRQQLVILVLFINISLGIMFFKLLT